From the Manis javanica isolate MJ-LG chromosome 13, MJ_LKY, whole genome shotgun sequence genome, one window contains:
- the RWDD2A gene encoding LOW QUALITY PROTEIN: RWD domain-containing protein 2A (The sequence of the model RefSeq protein was modified relative to this genomic sequence to represent the inferred CDS: substituted 1 base at 1 genomic stop codon): MSTSLKECLQLQLLEMEMLFSMFPNQGEIQLXDINALTNIKRYLEGTREALPPKIEFVITLHIEGPKVKIGLQVTIPHSYPYAELQLFGRSELDRQQQLLLNKGLTSYVGTFDPGELCVCTAIQWLQDNSASYFLNRKIVYEPSTQAKPVKNTFLRMWIYSHHIYQQDLRKKILDVGKRLDMTGFCMTGKPGIICVEGFKEHCEEFWHTIRYPNWKHISCKYAESIETEGDGEDLHLFHSFEELLLEAHSDCGLRNDYHMNLGQFLEYLNKHRSEHVFLVLFGIESKSSDS, encoded by the exons ATGTCCACTTCACTGAAAGAATGTCTGCAGCTTCAGCTGCTGGAAATGGAAATGCTCTTTTCTATGTTTCCTAACCAAGGAGAAATACAACTTTAAGATATAAATGCCTTGACGAATATAAAGAGATATTTGGAAGGCACCAGGGAGGCACTGCCACCAAAAATCGAATTTGTGATTACACTCCATATTGAGGGACCCAAG gtgaAAATTGGTTTGCAAGTAACCATCCCTCACAGCTACCCCTATGCAGAATTGCAGCTGTTTGGACGGTCTGAACTTGACAGACAACAGCAGCTACTTCTCAATAAAGGTCTGACTTCTTATGTAGGGACTTTTGATCCAGGtgagctctgtgtgtgcacaGCAATCCAGTGGTTACAGGACAATAGTGCCTCCTATTTCCTGAACAGAAAGATCGTTTATGAACCATCTACACAAGCAAAGCCAGTTAAGAATACATTCCTCCGAATGTGGATCTACAGTCACCATATATATCAGCAGGACCTAAGGAAAAAGATTTTGGATGTTGGGAAAAGGTTAGATATGACTGGATTTTGCATGACAGGAAAGCCCGGTATTATCTGTGTGGAGGGCTTCAAAGAGCACTGTGAGGAATTCTGGCACACGATCAGGTACCCCAATTGGAAACACATTTCCTGTAAGTATGCTGAAAGTATTGAAACTGAAGGAGATGGGGAGGATCTGcaccttttccattcttttgaaGAATTACTCCTTGAGGCCCACAGTGACTGTGGATTAAGGAATGACTATCACATGAATCTGGGCCAGTTCTTAGAATATCTAAACAAACACAGAAGTGAGCATGTTTTCCTGGTATTATTTGGTATTGAAAGCAAAAGTTCAGACTCTTAG